One window of Quercus robur chromosome 12, dhQueRobu3.1, whole genome shotgun sequence genomic DNA carries:
- the LOC126709178 gene encoding protein DOWNSTREAM OF FLC-like, translating to MAKIALLFVLCVLPALAIGSRPMSNPFNVQGRVYCDTCRAGFETSATTYIPGAKVRVECKNKSTMELVYSKEATTDSTGTYNIEVDEDHQDQLCDAMLVSSPQSDCATVSPGRDRARVILTGLNGIASQKRFANAMGFMKEKALSGCAQVLKQYQEYDE from the exons atggcGAAAATAGCGTTGCTCTTTGTGCTGTGTGTGCTTCCAGCTTTGGCTATCGGTAGCCGACCGATGAGCAACCCATTCAACGTGCAAGGGCGCGTGTACTGTGACACCTGCCGTGCCGGTTTCGAAACCTCCGCCACCACCTACATTCCCG GTGCCAAGGTTAGAGTGGAATGCAAAAACAAGAGCACAATGGAACTCGTATACAGCAAGGAGGCAACAACCGACTCGACTGGAACCTACAATATCGAGGTTGATGAGGACCACCAGGACCAGCTTTGTGATGCTATGCTTGTTAGCAGCCCCCAGAGTGACTGTGCAACAGTTTCCCCAGGGCGTGACCGTGCCCGCGTCATTCTCACGGGTCTCAATGGGATTGCATCACAAAAACGTTTTGCTAATGCAATGGGCTTCATGAAGGAGAAGGCATTGTCTGGCTGTGCTCAGGTTCTCAAGCAGTACCAGGAGTACGACGAGTAG